A region from the Variovorax paradoxus genome encodes:
- a CDS encoding bleomycin resistance protein — MAASTGVADAPDLGTLHEFHGVQPVLPVSDAARAARWFRDVLGFEIDFIAGEPPSYARVKKGDRTYGDPVYLRLWQCNTRGVPPWRGEIVIHVGKDIDGLHAAYAKRGVTVIEPPTSQPWGLREFAIREPDGHVLRFCGYLP; from the coding sequence ATGGCCGCCAGCACCGGCGTGGCCGACGCACCCGATCTCGGCACCTTGCATGAATTCCACGGCGTGCAGCCGGTGCTGCCGGTGTCCGACGCCGCGCGCGCCGCGCGCTGGTTTCGCGACGTGCTGGGCTTCGAGATCGACTTCATCGCTGGCGAGCCGCCCAGTTATGCGCGGGTCAAGAAGGGCGACCGCACCTATGGCGACCCGGTCTACCTGCGCCTGTGGCAGTGCAACACCCGCGGGGTGCCGCCCTGGCGCGGCGAAATCGTGATCCACGTGGGCAAGGACATCGATGGCCTGCATGCCGCCTATGCGAAGCGTGGCGTCACGGTGATCGAGCCGCCCACCTCGCAGCCCTGGGGGCTGCGCGAATTCGCCATCCGCGAGCCCGACGGTCATGTGCTGCGCTTCTGCGGCTATCTGCCCTGA
- a CDS encoding DJ-1/PfpI family protein yields the protein MTLRVRILAYDGVEALDFAGPFEVFTTASRVNRRMNPGAQAPFEVASVALGANQPVQARAGLRLLADHDLATNPKADLLIVPGGVVDAPMASPATLRWIAGCAADAQLVASVCTGVFLLAKSGVATREAVTTHWEDISDLREQFPSLDVREGERWVDSGRIVSSAGISAGIDMSLYLVERLAGRTLAERTARQMDYAWISGSSSPSA from the coding sequence ATGACGTTGCGCGTACGGATCCTCGCCTACGACGGCGTGGAGGCGCTCGACTTCGCGGGACCGTTCGAGGTGTTCACCACCGCGAGCCGCGTGAACCGCCGCATGAATCCCGGCGCGCAAGCCCCGTTCGAGGTCGCCTCGGTGGCACTGGGCGCCAACCAGCCCGTGCAGGCACGCGCCGGCCTGCGCCTGCTGGCCGACCATGACCTGGCCACGAACCCGAAGGCCGATCTGCTGATCGTGCCCGGTGGCGTGGTCGATGCCCCCATGGCAAGCCCAGCCACCCTGCGCTGGATCGCCGGCTGCGCGGCCGATGCGCAGCTCGTCGCCTCGGTCTGCACCGGCGTCTTCCTGCTCGCGAAAAGCGGCGTGGCCACGCGCGAAGCCGTCACCACGCATTGGGAAGATATTTCAGACTTGCGCGAGCAGTTCCCGTCGCTCGACGTGCGCGAGGGCGAGCGCTGGGTCGACAGCGGCCGCATCGTCAGTTCCGCGGGCATCAGCGCCGGCATCGACATGAGCCTGTACCTGGTCGAACGGCTGGCCGGCCGCACGCTGGCCGAACGCACCGCCCGCCAGATGGATTACGCATGGATCTCCGGCAGCAGCAGCCCATCCGCGTAG
- a CDS encoding YciI family protein, with amino-acid sequence MRFMVLVKANKASEAGVMPSTEVLTAMGKFNEELVKAGVLLAGEGLHPSSRGARVRCEGLKRTVIDGPFAETKELLAGFWLLQVKSKEEAIEWIKRSPFQEGEIEIRQVFEASDFGDSMTPELLAQEERLRAEALAKAGS; translated from the coding sequence ATGCGATTCATGGTTCTGGTCAAGGCCAACAAGGCATCCGAAGCGGGCGTGATGCCGAGCACCGAAGTGCTCACCGCCATGGGCAAGTTCAACGAAGAACTGGTCAAGGCCGGCGTGCTGCTGGCGGGCGAAGGGCTGCATCCGTCGTCCAGGGGAGCGCGCGTGCGCTGCGAAGGCCTGAAGCGCACCGTCATCGACGGTCCTTTTGCCGAGACGAAGGAACTGCTCGCGGGCTTCTGGCTGCTTCAGGTCAAGTCGAAGGAAGAAGCCATCGAATGGATCAAGCGCAGCCCGTTCCAGGAGGGCGAGATCGAGATCCGCCAGGTGTTCGAAGCCTCCGATTTTGGCGATTCGATGACGCCCGAGCTGCTGGCGCAGGAAGAGCGCCTGCGCGCCGAGGCCCTGGCCAAGGCCGGCAGCTGA
- a CDS encoding isochorismatase family protein produces MKSCLIVIDAQESFRQRPYWSENVAQPYFAAQNALIEGCLAAGIPIVRIFHVDGPAAASHPFAVESGFVRPIEGLAAFEAAATFTKHRHSALVNSGLDIWLTQHGIGRLIVSGIRTEQCCETTTRHASDLGWEVDYVTEATLTFDMLQPDGRPLAAADIKARTAAVLDGRFATVCSVAQALQRAGIEAGESVAA; encoded by the coding sequence ATGAAATCCTGTCTGATTGTGATCGATGCGCAGGAATCGTTCCGCCAGCGGCCGTACTGGTCCGAAAACGTCGCGCAGCCCTATTTCGCCGCCCAGAACGCGCTGATCGAAGGCTGCCTGGCCGCCGGCATTCCGATCGTGCGCATCTTCCACGTCGATGGTCCCGCTGCCGCAAGCCATCCCTTCGCGGTCGAGTCGGGCTTCGTGCGGCCGATCGAAGGCCTGGCGGCTTTCGAGGCAGCGGCCACCTTCACCAAGCACCGCCACAGCGCGCTGGTCAACAGCGGGCTCGACATCTGGCTCACGCAGCACGGCATCGGCCGGCTGATCGTGAGCGGCATCCGCACCGAGCAATGCTGCGAAACCACCACGCGCCACGCTTCCGACCTGGGCTGGGAAGTCGACTACGTGACCGAGGCCACGCTGACATTCGACATGCTGCAGCCCGACGGCCGGCCGCTTGCCGCGGCCGACATCAAGGCGCGCACGGCGGCCGTGCTGGACGGCCGGTTCGCCACCGTGTGCAGCGTCGCGCAGGCGCTGCAGCGTGCCGGCATCGAGGCCGGCGAAAGCGTGGCGGCATGA
- the pcnB gene encoding polynucleotide adenylyltransferase PcnB, protein MIKKFIDKLLGKSAGGTQGKSRFGKRQEVPAEVHKIDPALVDERARNVLTTLQQAGYEAYVVGGAVRDLLLGLRPKDFDVATNATPEQVKSLFRRAFIIGRRFRIVHVVYGRGREHEVIEVSTFRAYMDNAAAEQVAGNERTSKGELASMKHAVDASGRVLRDNVWGPQEEDAARRDFTVNAMYYDPANQIVVDYHNGIKDAQKLTLRMIGDPATRYREDPVRIIRAIRFSAKLAALGFKMETKTAAPLVESSKLLADVPQSRLFDEMLKLLQTGHAIATVEQLRKLGLATGIYPLLDVVVERADSPFVKAALQDTDRRVGEGKPVAPSFLLACVLWADVRDGWAQRVQGQRGQRPQPPFPALQDAIDDVFNARIGDVSGRGKLAADMREIWMMQPRFDKRTGSTPYSLVDQARFRAAFDFMRLRADVGEVSEAIAEWWQEFSTADDLRQQDLLEQVRDEQKTRQRVRTRDPVAPKPRGEPAVRQAESEPRQRDGDGDGDDEAGIEVDAGAVPPDGEAAAPRKRRRRRKPRAGGGGEGGASAAAE, encoded by the coding sequence ATGATCAAGAAATTCATCGACAAGCTGCTCGGCAAATCGGCCGGCGGCACACAGGGCAAGAGCCGCTTCGGCAAGCGCCAGGAGGTGCCGGCAGAGGTTCACAAGATCGATCCGGCCCTGGTCGACGAACGCGCCCGGAACGTGCTCACCACGCTCCAGCAGGCGGGCTACGAAGCCTACGTGGTGGGTGGCGCGGTGCGCGACCTGCTGCTGGGCCTGCGCCCCAAGGACTTCGACGTGGCCACCAATGCCACGCCCGAGCAGGTGAAGTCGCTGTTCCGCCGCGCCTTCATCATCGGGCGGCGCTTTCGCATCGTGCACGTGGTGTACGGGCGCGGCCGCGAACACGAGGTGATCGAGGTTTCGACCTTCCGCGCCTACATGGACAACGCCGCCGCCGAGCAGGTGGCCGGCAACGAGCGCACCAGCAAGGGCGAGCTCGCGAGCATGAAGCACGCGGTGGACGCCAGCGGCCGCGTGCTGCGCGACAACGTCTGGGGCCCGCAGGAGGAAGACGCGGCGCGCCGCGACTTCACCGTGAACGCCATGTACTACGACCCGGCCAACCAGATCGTGGTCGACTATCACAACGGCATCAAGGACGCCCAGAAGCTCACGCTGCGCATGATCGGCGACCCCGCCACGCGCTACCGCGAAGACCCGGTGCGCATCATTCGCGCGATCCGCTTCTCGGCCAAGCTCGCGGCGCTCGGCTTCAAGATGGAAACCAAGACGGCCGCGCCGCTGGTCGAATCGAGCAAGCTGCTGGCCGACGTGCCGCAGAGCCGCCTGTTCGACGAAATGCTCAAGCTGCTGCAGACCGGCCATGCCATTGCCACGGTCGAGCAACTGCGCAAGCTGGGCCTCGCCACGGGCATCTATCCGCTGCTCGACGTGGTGGTGGAGCGCGCCGACTCGCCGTTCGTGAAGGCGGCGCTGCAGGACACCGACCGCCGCGTCGGCGAAGGCAAGCCCGTGGCGCCGAGCTTCCTCCTGGCCTGTGTGCTGTGGGCCGACGTGCGCGACGGCTGGGCCCAGCGCGTCCAGGGCCAGCGCGGCCAGCGCCCGCAGCCGCCGTTCCCGGCGCTGCAGGACGCGATCGACGACGTGTTCAACGCCCGCATCGGCGATGTCTCGGGCCGCGGCAAGCTCGCAGCCGACATGCGCGAGATCTGGATGATGCAGCCGCGCTTCGACAAGCGCACCGGCTCCACGCCCTACAGCCTGGTCGACCAGGCGCGGTTCCGCGCCGCCTTCGACTTCATGCGGCTGCGCGCCGACGTGGGCGAGGTCAGCGAGGCCATCGCCGAGTGGTGGCAGGAGTTCAGCACCGCCGACGACCTGCGCCAGCAAGACCTGCTGGAGCAGGTGCGCGACGAGCAGAAGACCCGCCAGCGCGTGCGAACGCGCGACCCGGTGGCGCCGAAGCCGCGCGGCGAGCCGGCAGTGCGCCAGGCCGAGTCCGAACCGCGGCAGCGGGACGGCGATGGAGATGGCGATGATGAAGCCGGAATCGAAGTCGATGCCGGCGCCGTGCCGCCCGATGGCGAAGCGGCCGCGCCGCGCAAGCGCCGCCGTCGCCGCAAGCCGCGCGCGGGTGGTGGCGGCGAGGGCGGCGCAAGCGCCGCAGCCGAATGA
- a CDS encoding YciI family protein, whose protein sequence is MRFMLLMIPHGYETAAPGTIPDDVDAVAAMMAYNESMQKAGVLISCDGLHPPSMGARVSFPGRKPKVVDGPFAEAKEVLGGYWIIDVPSRADAIEWATRCPGSENEVIEVRQIQEIADYPPDVQALTTEFASMQAVKKT, encoded by the coding sequence ATGCGATTCATGCTGCTGATGATTCCCCACGGCTACGAAACCGCCGCGCCCGGCACCATTCCCGACGACGTCGATGCGGTGGCGGCCATGATGGCCTACAACGAGTCGATGCAGAAGGCCGGCGTGCTGATCAGCTGCGACGGCCTGCATCCGCCCTCGATGGGCGCGCGCGTGAGCTTTCCGGGCCGCAAGCCCAAGGTGGTCGACGGCCCCTTCGCCGAGGCCAAGGAAGTGCTCGGCGGCTACTGGATCATCGACGTGCCCTCGCGCGCCGACGCCATCGAATGGGCCACGCGCTGCCCCGGCAGCGAGAACGAGGTCATCGAGGTCCGCCAGATCCAGGAGATTGCCGACTACCCGCCTGACGTGCAGGCGCTGACCACCGAATTCGCGTCGATGCAGGCGGTCAAGAAGACGTAG
- the purM gene encoding phosphoribosylformylglycinamidine cyclo-ligase: MTSPTPTPLSYKDAGVDIDAGDALIDRIKPLAKKTLREGVLAGIGGFGALFEVPKRYKEPVLVSGTDGVGTKLKLAFEWNMHDTVGIDLVAMSVNDVLVQGAEPLFFLDYFACGKLDVDTAAAVIGGIARGCELSGCALIGGETAEMPGMYPAGEYDLAGFAVGAVEKSKILTGQNVKPGDVVLGLASAGVHSNGFSLVRKVIERAQQGGADLPATLDGKPFRQAVMEPTHLYVKPVLEALARHPIKALAHITGGGLLENIPRVLPEGTAAHLRKGSWPQTELFAWLQKVAGIDDIEMNRTFNNGIGMVVVIEAAEAAACAATLRTAGESVFEIGTIADRGTGAAVVVG; the protein is encoded by the coding sequence ATGACTTCCCCCACGCCCACCCCGCTCAGCTACAAGGATGCAGGTGTCGATATCGATGCCGGCGACGCCCTGATCGACCGCATCAAGCCGCTCGCCAAGAAGACCCTGCGCGAAGGCGTGCTGGCCGGCATCGGCGGCTTCGGCGCGCTGTTCGAGGTGCCCAAGCGCTACAAGGAGCCGGTGCTGGTGAGCGGCACCGACGGGGTGGGCACCAAGCTCAAGCTGGCCTTCGAATGGAACATGCACGACACGGTCGGCATCGACCTGGTGGCCATGAGCGTCAACGACGTGCTGGTGCAGGGCGCCGAGCCCCTCTTCTTTCTCGACTATTTCGCCTGCGGCAAGCTCGACGTGGACACGGCCGCGGCCGTGATCGGCGGCATCGCCCGCGGCTGCGAACTCTCGGGCTGCGCGCTGATCGGCGGCGAAACCGCCGAAATGCCCGGCATGTACCCGGCCGGCGAGTACGACCTGGCGGGCTTCGCGGTCGGCGCGGTCGAAAAGTCGAAGATCCTCACGGGCCAGAACGTGAAGCCCGGCGATGTGGTGCTGGGCCTGGCCTCGGCCGGCGTGCATTCCAACGGCTTCAGCCTGGTGCGCAAGGTGATCGAACGCGCCCAACAAGGCGGGGCCGATCTGCCCGCCACGCTCGACGGCAAGCCCTTCCGCCAAGCCGTGATGGAACCCACCCACCTCTACGTGAAGCCGGTGCTCGAGGCGCTGGCCAGGCACCCGATCAAGGCGCTGGCCCACATCACGGGCGGCGGCCTGCTCGAGAACATTCCGCGCGTGCTGCCCGAAGGCACGGCGGCCCACCTCAGGAAGGGCAGCTGGCCGCAGACCGAGCTCTTCGCCTGGCTGCAGAAGGTGGCGGGCATCGACGACATCGAGATGAACCGCACCTTCAACAACGGCATCGGCATGGTGGTGGTGATCGAGGCGGCCGAAGCCGCAGCCTGCGCCGCCACGCTGCGCACGGCCGGCGAGTCGGTGTTCGAGATCGGCACCATCGCCGATCGCGGCACGGGCGCCGCCGTAGTGGTTGGCTGA
- a CDS encoding AI-2E family transporter, producing the protein MAKPSLATIDTKPQPASRNVVLASYLLMPAALLLVMWEHLLPGLLCVCIGFLATRRFARLIGTGLARLRLPYEGADVLARVLAVTLVLLAPIALISLGLSQAREYILDAPDQYRDLLDYTARTVLELRLKLPPEIAVYLPEGAAEVQRVVANYLRAQAGSLALAGRAWLGGLLFAYVGLIVGGLAAIAPSPLQRRPLAAQLHRRIAIFGEAFGQIVAAQFWIAAFNTLLTAVFLLFLMPLWGPHLPYTPALITLTFVAGLVPIVGNLVCNSVITLVALSVSPVTALACLVFLIIIHKAEYVINAKVVGSRTQMRVWELLAVMFVAEAVFGPAGLVAAPLFYAYLKKELQAAGLV; encoded by the coding sequence ATGGCCAAACCCTCCCTCGCCACCATCGACACCAAGCCCCAGCCCGCTTCGCGCAACGTGGTGCTGGCCAGCTACCTGCTGATGCCGGCCGCCCTGCTGCTGGTGATGTGGGAGCACCTGCTGCCCGGCCTGCTGTGTGTGTGCATCGGCTTTCTGGCCACGCGCCGGTTCGCGCGCCTGATCGGCACCGGGCTGGCGCGGCTGAGGCTGCCGTACGAGGGTGCCGACGTCCTGGCCCGGGTGCTGGCTGTCACGCTGGTGCTGCTGGCGCCCATCGCGCTGATCTCCCTGGGCCTGTCGCAGGCGCGCGAGTACATCCTCGACGCGCCCGACCAGTACCGCGACCTGCTCGACTACACGGCGCGCACCGTGCTCGAACTGCGGCTCAAGCTGCCACCCGAAATTGCGGTCTACCTGCCCGAAGGCGCGGCCGAAGTGCAGCGCGTGGTGGCCAACTACCTGCGCGCGCAGGCCGGCTCGCTGGCGCTGGCCGGACGGGCATGGCTCGGCGGCCTGCTGTTTGCCTATGTGGGCCTGATCGTGGGCGGGCTGGCCGCCATCGCGCCCTCGCCGCTGCAGCGCCGGCCGCTTGCCGCACAGCTGCACCGGCGCATCGCCATCTTCGGCGAGGCCTTCGGCCAGATCGTCGCCGCGCAGTTCTGGATCGCCGCCTTCAACACGCTGCTGACCGCCGTCTTCCTGCTGTTCCTGATGCCGCTCTGGGGCCCTCACCTGCCCTACACGCCGGCACTCATCACGCTGACCTTCGTGGCGGGCCTGGTACCCATCGTCGGCAACCTGGTCTGCAATTCGGTGATCACGCTGGTGGCGCTGTCGGTATCGCCCGTGACGGCGCTGGCATGCCTGGTGTTCCTGATCATCATCCACAAGGCCGAATACGTGATCAACGCCAAGGTGGTCGGCAGCCGCACGCAGATGCGGGTGTGGGAGCTGCTGGCGGTGATGTTCGTGGCCGAGGCGGTGTTCGGCCCGGCCGGACTGGTGGCGGCGCCGCTTTTCTATGCGTATCTCAAGAAAGAGCTGCAGGCGGCCGGACTGGTCTAG
- a CDS encoding GlxA family transcriptional regulator, translating to MDLRQQQPIRVVFVLLPGSLVLDWAGPAEALRIANQRLRAAGQPERFEIEFTSPRPTSIGSVGVALADLAPLPTQWNGPAWIVLVGLPGDSIPIDNAETQELLHWLRGQRFERDRLELVTVCAGALLAAHAGALSGRRVTTHHHHLDELRSAEPRCEVIANRVFVIDPPVYSSAGVTTGIDLVLHRIADVCGEALAAQVAQTMVVAQRRGPHDPELSPFLAYRNHLHAALHRVQDAVSEQPQADWSVPRMAQVAHTSARHLTRLFVEHAGVAPLAYLRRLRLAAAQLALASGASVTRAAEISGFGSDTQLRRAWHQFGLPGSPSASASASKA from the coding sequence ATGGATCTCCGGCAGCAGCAGCCCATCCGCGTAGTGTTCGTGCTGCTGCCGGGCAGCCTGGTGCTCGACTGGGCCGGGCCCGCCGAGGCGCTGCGCATTGCGAACCAGCGGCTGCGCGCGGCCGGCCAGCCCGAGCGCTTCGAAATCGAATTCACCAGCCCGCGGCCGACGTCGATCGGCTCCGTGGGCGTTGCACTCGCCGACCTTGCACCGCTGCCGACGCAATGGAATGGCCCCGCCTGGATCGTGCTGGTGGGGCTGCCTGGCGATTCCATTCCCATCGACAACGCCGAGACGCAGGAGCTGCTGCACTGGCTGCGCGGGCAGCGCTTCGAGCGCGACCGGCTCGAACTGGTCACGGTCTGCGCCGGCGCGCTGCTGGCCGCGCATGCCGGAGCGCTTTCGGGTCGCCGGGTCACCACGCACCACCATCACCTCGACGAACTGCGTTCGGCGGAGCCGCGCTGCGAGGTGATCGCCAACCGGGTGTTCGTGATCGATCCACCGGTGTACAGCAGTGCGGGCGTCACCACGGGGATCGACCTGGTGCTGCATCGCATCGCCGACGTGTGCGGCGAAGCGCTGGCCGCCCAGGTGGCGCAGACGATGGTGGTGGCGCAGCGGCGCGGTCCGCACGACCCGGAGCTGTCGCCCTTCCTGGCTTACCGCAACCACCTGCATGCCGCGCTGCATCGCGTGCAGGATGCCGTCAGCGAGCAGCCGCAGGCCGACTGGAGCGTGCCGCGGATGGCGCAGGTGGCCCACACCTCGGCGCGGCACCTGACGCGGCTGTTCGTCGAGCATGCGGGCGTGGCGCCGCTGGCCTATCTGCGCCGGCTGCGGCTGGCGGCCGCGCAGCTGGCGCTGGCCTCGGGTGCGAGCGTGACGCGGGCGGCGGAGATCTCGGGCTTCGGATCGGACACGCAGCTGCGGCGCGCCTGGCATCAGTTCGGCTTGCCTGGCTCGCCTTCGGCATCGGCGTCGGCATCGAAGGCGTAG
- a CDS encoding RNA polymerase sigma factor: MGASEGRGDGEAAIHRTIEAVWRIESAKIIATIARMVRDVGLAEELAQDALVSALEQWPEKGVPDNPAAWLTAVAKRRALDRLRHRQLAEHKASEIGRELDAQHEMAQADFAEAVDTALDDDIGDDLLRLVFTACHPVLSTEARVALTLRLVGGLGTDEIARAFLVPEATVAQRIVRAKRTLLEARVPFEVPRRHELEARLASVLEVLYLVFNEGYSATAGDDWMRPALCEEAMRLGRIVAELMPDASEVHGLVALMEIQASRTAARVGASGEPVLLLEQNRARWDHMLIRRGLAALARAEALGGAFGPYALQAAIAACHGRARTAEETDWPRIAALYDALAELSPSPIVELNRAVALSMAFGPAAGLEVVDALMGEPALQGYHLLPAVRGDLLFKLGRRDEAQREFDRAAALTRNTRERTLLLARARACAAAQG; the protein is encoded by the coding sequence GTGGGCGCCTCCGAGGGCCGCGGCGACGGCGAGGCCGCCATCCACCGCACCATCGAGGCGGTGTGGCGCATCGAGTCCGCGAAGATCATCGCCACCATCGCGCGCATGGTGCGCGACGTGGGCCTGGCCGAGGAACTGGCGCAGGACGCGCTGGTGTCGGCGCTCGAGCAATGGCCCGAAAAAGGAGTGCCCGACAACCCCGCCGCCTGGCTCACCGCCGTGGCCAAGCGCCGCGCGCTCGACCGGTTGCGCCACCGGCAGCTGGCCGAGCACAAGGCGTCCGAGATCGGCCGTGAACTCGATGCGCAGCACGAGATGGCGCAGGCCGATTTCGCCGAGGCGGTCGATACGGCGCTCGACGACGACATCGGCGACGACCTGCTGCGGCTGGTGTTCACCGCCTGCCATCCGGTGCTGTCGACCGAGGCGCGCGTGGCGCTCACGCTGCGCCTGGTGGGCGGCCTCGGCACCGACGAAATCGCGCGCGCTTTTCTCGTGCCCGAAGCCACCGTGGCGCAGCGCATCGTGCGCGCCAAGCGCACGCTGCTCGAGGCGCGCGTGCCCTTCGAGGTGCCGCGCCGGCATGAACTCGAGGCGCGGCTCGCCTCGGTGCTCGAGGTGCTCTACCTGGTCTTCAACGAAGGCTATTCGGCCACCGCCGGCGACGACTGGATGCGTCCCGCGCTGTGCGAGGAAGCCATGCGTCTGGGCCGCATCGTGGCCGAGCTCATGCCCGATGCCTCGGAAGTGCATGGCCTGGTGGCGCTGATGGAAATCCAGGCCTCGCGCACGGCCGCGCGCGTGGGCGCTTCGGGCGAGCCGGTGCTGCTGCTCGAGCAGAACCGCGCGCGCTGGGACCACATGCTGATCCGCCGCGGCCTCGCGGCACTGGCGCGCGCCGAGGCGCTTGGCGGCGCCTTCGGCCCCTATGCCCTGCAAGCGGCCATCGCCGCCTGCCATGGCCGTGCGCGCACCGCCGAGGAGACCGACTGGCCGCGCATCGCCGCGCTGTACGACGCGCTGGCCGAGCTGTCGCCGTCGCCCATCGTCGAATTGAACCGCGCCGTGGCGCTCTCGATGGCTTTCGGGCCGGCCGCGGGGCTCGAGGTGGTGGATGCGCTCATGGGCGAGCCGGCCTTGCAGGGCTATCACCTGCTGCCGGCGGTGCGCGGCGATCTGCTTTTCAAGCTCGGCCGCCGCGACGAGGCGCAGAGGGAGTTCGACCGCGCCGCCGCGCTCACGCGCAACACGCGCGAGCGGACCCTGCTGCTGGCGCGCGCGCGGGCCTGTGCGGCTGCGCAGGGCTGA
- the hda gene encoding DnaA regulatory inactivator Hda: MKQLALDIGIATGPSFDAFFAGPNEAALRHLQLWVGGAGNAVPHSPVPTYLWGESGSGKTHLLESVRVALREQGASVGWLHAGLLEPPEFDERWGAVLLDDVHLYTAVQQHAAFNWFVNAQTLQRGVVAAGALPPADLPLREDLRTRLGWGHVFHLQVLSESERRAVLRQAADTRGVMLSDEVLDYMLHRFSRDLGSLMELLTQLDGYALQTQRAITIPLIRSMLENE; this comes from the coding sequence ATGAAACAGCTCGCGCTCGATATCGGCATTGCGACGGGCCCCAGCTTCGACGCTTTTTTTGCCGGCCCGAACGAGGCGGCGCTGCGGCACCTGCAACTGTGGGTGGGCGGCGCCGGCAACGCCGTGCCTCACTCTCCCGTGCCCACCTACCTGTGGGGCGAAAGCGGCAGCGGCAAGACCCATCTGCTCGAATCGGTGCGTGTCGCACTGCGCGAGCAGGGCGCGAGCGTGGGCTGGCTGCATGCCGGCCTGCTGGAGCCGCCCGAGTTCGACGAGCGCTGGGGCGCCGTGCTGCTCGACGACGTGCATCTCTACACCGCCGTGCAACAGCACGCGGCCTTCAACTGGTTCGTCAACGCGCAGACACTGCAGCGCGGCGTGGTGGCCGCGGGCGCGCTGCCGCCGGCCGACCTGCCGCTGCGCGAAGACCTCCGTACCCGCCTGGGCTGGGGCCATGTGTTCCACCTTCAGGTGCTGAGCGAAAGCGAACGCCGCGCGGTGCTGCGCCAGGCCGCCGATACGCGCGGCGTGATGCTGTCGGACGAGGTGCTCGACTACATGCTGCACCGCTTCAGCCGCGACCTGGGCAGCCTGATGGAGCTGCTCACGCAGCTCGACGGCTACGCCCTCCAGACACAGCGCGCGATCACGATCCCGCTGATCCGATCCATGCTCGAAAACGAATAG